The genome window CTGAGTGTGACGGCCTCAATCAAATCGCCTGATGAAACTACAACAGCCTCCACTTGGTTAAGATCCGATATAACGACTTTTAACGGTATCTTAAGTTCTGAGAAATCTCTTACCGGGAGGAGGTACTCGATTGAAGCAGCCAGTTTGCTCCGTTGGATAATTCCTTTGCGGCTGAGAGCAACAGTAATTACCAGTTTGTCCTTTACAAATTTACCTAACTGATTAAGAAATGAATCATTACCCTCATCACCTTTCCTGATATGATGTACACCTACTGCTCTGAACTCATCACTATCTATGTATTCCATGTACCGCTTCTCAACCCATCCGGGGTCCAGTGTAGCGGCATACATGGCGCCGATGATAGCGCCGGCCGAAGTACCTGCGATGAGATCAATCGGTATCTTATTATCGTGCAGAACCTGCAGTACACCGATATGAGCTGCACCTCGCGCACCACCTCCCGCCAGAGCGAGCCCAATCTTTATATTCTGTTTCATACATCTTCCGTAAGTTCAATACTGAGCATCTCAGCAGTGGTTAGGTAGACTTTCATTCTAACCGGTTTCTGAGGATTATCGCCGTCGGCTCTTCTGTAGTTTGAGTCAAACTTTCTCGGTGTTTCAACATTTACAATCTTATCCATCACCTCAAGTCCGCGAACAACCTGCCCAAAAACGGTGTACTGTCCATCCAGTCGGGGTATCGGTTGAACACAGATGAAGAATTGACTGCCGGCACTGTCGGGATCCCGGCTGCGGGCCATTGAGAGAGCACCCCTTGAATGAGGACGATCGTTGAATTCGGCAGGGAGCATCCATGAGGTACTGTTGTCCTCGTCGCCGATGCCGTAGAACTTGCCCGCCCTTCCCCCCTGACCATCATTGCCCCTGTCTGAGTCCTTCGAATTCGGATCGCCACCCTGAATCACAAACCCGGGAATTACGCGGTGAAAAGTAGTGCCATCAAAGTAGCCTTCGCCCGCCAATATCCTAAAACTTTCAACATGTTGTGGGGCTGAATCTTCGTAGAACTTGATAACCATATTCCCGAATTCTGTTTCGATAACAGCCAGTTCCGGTGGCCGCTCGTCGCAACCGAAAAATAGGATCAACGGCAGCATCCACCCCGTTATCCGTTTTGGTACCTGTTGAAAAATTATCATTTCCCTGTTCTACCCCTAGTGGTCAGAGGAACGTCTTTCATACAGAGGGGACATGCATCAGGTTCCCAGGAAACAGCGGGATAGTGTACCAGTGCTGTTGTGGGGCAGCCGAAATCGACGCCCCTTTCGGTACGATCAGCGAGACATGCCACGCCGGCAACGGTGGCGCCGTGATCCTCCGCGATCTGCAGTAGCTCGCGCACGGAACCGCCAGTGGTCACGATATCTTCTACCACCAGAACCGTCGTTCCGGGATCTATGTGGAACCCGCGCCTCAGTGCCAGTTCACCGTCGGAACGCTCAGCGAATATACCTTTAGTGCCCAGTTTTCTGGCGGCGGCGCTGCTCAAAAGGATTCCCCCTATGGCCGCCCCGAACACCACTTCAATCTGCTCGCCGCTATACGGTTCGGCCATCATGGCGCCAATTTCCTCCACGATATCAGGACGCTCCAGGAGCCGGAATTTCTCAATGTAAACATCACTGTGGCGGGCTGAGGTGAGCCGAAAATGGCCCTCAAGGATGGCGCCTGTCTCTTTCATCAATTCAATCAGTTCACTCATTTCGCCGTAGCCCTTTTGTCACTCCAGTGTAGCGTTGATTCTTGTACAATAATCCTCAGCCGCCTTCCGTATGGCGAATTCGCTCTGATCCCCCGCATACATGATGGCGCGGGAGACGTTTATAAGGGCGACCCCGCCTTCATTGCCAGCTCGAACGCTCGCCTCCAGATCACCTCCCTGAACCCCCACGCCGGGAATCAGAAACGGCACATCGCCTGCCGTTCGCCTCACGTCTGAAATCATTTCGCTTCTGGTGGCGCCCACTACAAGCCCGCAGTTATCCGATTGATTCAGTTCTGATACCAGCGAAACAACTTTTTCGTAGATGAATCCATCGCCTGTCCTCTGCAACTGTAAATCTGTCGCCCCCTCATTTGACGTCACACAGAGGACGAATGCCCCCTTATCGGGCCGGTTGAGGAACGGCTCAATCGCATCTCTCCCCATATACGGACTGACAGTTACCGCGTCGAAACCCATTTCACCGAGAATTGCCGTCGCGTAATGCTTTGCTGAGTTGGCGATATCACCCCGTTTTGCATCGGCGATGACCAATCGGCGGCCGTCAATCTGACGCACCACCTCTTCCAGCCAGTGGTAGCCGTCTCCACCGTGGCGCTCGTAGAAGGCAAAGTTGACCTTGTAGGCAGCGGCTGAATCCAAGGTGGCATCGATGACTTTGCGCACGTAATCCTTCAGGTCATCGAGCGTGGATGAAGAGGGGTAGGAAAGGCGGTCGGTATCAATGTCCAGCCCTACGCAAAGACGGGAATTTGACCTTTCCAAGTGATCAAGAAGAATATTCGAGAAAGAGTTCACAGGCGAAAAATTACGCCGGCCCCTCGGGGGAAACAATTGAAACCACTTCAGGCTGTAATAAAAACCCCATCATGCGATAGGGTTAATGCACGCTCCGGAGGAGGGACTCGAACCCCCAACCTAGTGGTTAACAGCCACCCGCTCTACCCATTGAGCTACTCCGGAATTATCTCAGAAAATCTCTTTCAAAAAGTGGGGAGAATTTAGACAGATTGTCTCGCCAGTCAAACTCTACATTTCCTTCTCAGCTTCCAAAAGCCTGCCTTCCACAAACATGCCGCTCTTTCGCTGCTCTTCGGTGACATAAACGATACCGTCCTCATCATGCGGTGTACCGTAAACTGAATGAATGGACTTCAAGCCACCCATCCACTTTCTCTTATCCATGATGTATACCAAATCACCCGGATCGGCGGCCATTCTTTCCAAGTCGTTACGCGAGAAGCGGATCACATCTTCCTGATCTTCAACAATTCTATACTGCACCAGAACTTTTTTTCCTTCACGATCATTCGGTTTACTGCCCTTGAAGTATTCCCTGGCGTTCGCCACGTCAAATATTGACAGACCTTTAATGTCTTCAGGGTTCTTCGGCTTCGTCACGAGGCTCACAGCTACGCCAACGACGGCACACACCACGATATTGTAAAGCGCACCTATGTAGATGTACGGTCTGCCGGGCATCATCTCAATGCCGTGATCAAAGGGTGCGATCAATTGCGGGAAAACCTGCCCCAAGATCATGAGTCCAGCGCCGATGGTGAATGTGGCAATGACGGCGGCTGACGTGAAGCGTTTCCAGAAAATACCGAGGAACACAGCTACGATGAGAGGCGGAGTAAATGTAGAATGGAACCAGCCGTGGGCTTCATAGATGGTGCCAAAGGAATTGAAAACAGGCACCAGGATCACACTCAGCGCTGTCACTCCTACCGAGGTCCAACGGGCAATCTCGAGGAAATGTTTGTCGCTGTGCTCCTTCTTCACAAACGGGCGGTACAAATCATTCACAAATACATTCGCTGAAGCATTTACCAGCGTATCCACAGTGGACATCAGTGCAGCACTGAGCGCGGCGATAATGAATCCAAAAACACCCGGTTTCGCCACCAGATTCGTGACAATCACAAATACATCATTGGGATTCAAATTGGGATCAATCTGCCCCGGAAATACACTCACGATCGCACGACCAATCCAGCCTGCATTGGAGACAACAATCGCGGAGATGGGTAGAACAACCAGGATGTTCATAGTAGCAGCTTTTCGGCCTTCATTGACGCTCTTGCAGGCCATGAAGCGCATGATCAGCCCCTGATTCATAAACAGGAAACCGATGGAGCCGGCTATGCCGTCCTGCCAGAAAATGCCTACAAAATTAAAGTCCGGCGGGTAATTGAAGGGCGCCAGCGGCAGCTTTTGTTCGGATGAGAGCGCGCCCCAGAATATGTCGAATCCCCCTAAATAGTCGATCCCCAACAAAAACAGAAACAGGCCCGCAAACAGCAAGATCAATCCTTGAAGAAGATCGGTGAAAATAACTGATGTCTGACCTCCAAAATGCATGTATACAGCGGTTAGCACTGCGATGACGATGACAGTGCCCATCAACGGCAGACCCATGATCTTGTAGAGTGCCGTAGCCAGAGTGAGAAAACCGATGGCGATGTAGCCGATCATATAGAGTAGAATCATGATCGTAGCGAGGAAACGGGCTGTGAAGTTGAACCGCCGCTCGAAGTACTCAGGGATAGAGCGGACCCGGGAATAGATGATGATCGGTAGCCAGCCGAACATGAAAAAAGGGACGAAGAACCAGTCGTTCATGTAGGTCATGGTGGATGAAAAACCGTACTGGAACGCCTTGGAAGAATACTTGACGAAGCTGTGTGAACCGACACCTGTAGCTACAATGGAAATGGTAATCAACCACCAGGCATATCGCCTCCCGCCGAAGAAGAAATCCGACGTCGTTTTCGCGTAGCGGCCAAAGTAACTGCCAAATAACAACACCGCAACAAAATAGATGATGATAACAGCCTGATCCAAACCGGTACCGACGATTGTCTGGCTCATCGACGCTATCCCTTCAGAGCCGCCAGAATGACGGCGGCATGAATAAAGGCATACCAGACAAAACCGATTATCAGAATTCTGAACCAATGGCGGTGCCGCCGGAGAGATAAATCCAAAGCCTTATGCCGGACCGTCAGCACGATGCCGACCAGAAACAGAATTCCACCGGCACCATACAGGTAGAGGTACGGCAGCCAGGTTTTGGTGAAGTCAAGCATGTTCAGAGCCGCTTGAACTCCGGCTTCAGTTCGTCGTAAGTCTCCGTAAGACCCTGCACCTGCACCTTCGTATGACCGAGTACAGGCATGTAGTTTGTATCGCCCTGCCAGCGGGGAACCAGGTGATAGTGAATGTGTTCTTCTATCCCAGCTCCTGCGGAAGCGCCAAAGTTAGCTCCGAAGTTAAATCCCTCGGGATTCATCAGTTTCTTAAGTATCCTCGTGGAACTATCCGTCAACGCCATTATTTCCATTTTGCTGTCAAGGGAAATATCCATCGGATCGGCCACGTGTTCATAAGGTGCGATCATGAGATGAGCGTTGTTATAAGGATACAGATTCATCATAACGAAACTCAGTTTACCCCTGTAAAGGATCAACATTTCACGATCGTCACTATCGGCCGGCTTGTCGCAAAAAATGCAACCGTCTTCCTTAAGCTGGCGGATGTACTCAATTCGCCAGGGAGCCCAAAGTCTTTTCATGCTTGATGGTTCATAGATGATGGCATTCGGTGAGCGGTTATTGGTAGCTGGTGAGTCGTGAGTAGTAACCAGCGAGTAGCCATCAGCTATGATTTCTTCAACTTACTTGTTTACTTAGATAGGCAATGTGACCGTTGATTTTATTCACTAATTCATGCCCAGAGTCTTTAAGATCTATACATTGCTACCGCTCCACCACTTCACCAAGCGCCATCAATCATCTTCCTTGCTTGCGGCAACGACCTTTTGCTCAAGATCCTTCGGCATCTCCTCGTAGTGGCTAAATTTTTCTGAATGCATTCCCCGGCCGCCGGTTAACGAGCGCAATGAAGTTGAATAACGATAAAGATTTGCTTGCGGTATTAGCGCCCGGATAACCTGAAAACCGCTTTCAGAGCCCATCCCCAGAATCTTGCCGCGGCGGCCCGAGATATCCCCCATAACATCACCCATGAATTGTTCCGGTACTCTTACTTCTATCTCGTTGATAGGCTCAAGGAGACACGGTTTGGCCATCATGAAAGCCTCGCGGAATGCACCTTTTCCCGCTATCTGGAATGCAATATCTTTTGAGTCAACCGGGTGCTGTTTACCGTCGTAAAAATTGGCTTCCAGATCGACAACCATATAGCCGGCTAGGATCCCTTCCGCACAAGCGGCATTCACCCCTTTCTCAACCGACGGGACGAACACTCTATCAACATTCTGACCAACCAGACTGTTGTTGAATTCGATGCCACCGCCCCTTTCCAGAGGCTCAACCGACATCCACACTTCAGCGAACTGTCCCGCGCCGCCGGACTGTTTCTTATGTCTGTACTTTGAGCTCCCCTCCGACTTGATCGTCTCACGGAAA of Candidatus Neomarinimicrobiota bacterium contains these proteins:
- a CDS encoding patatin-like phospholipase family protein; the encoded protein is MKQNIKIGLALAGGGARGAAHIGVLQVLHDNKIPIDLIAGTSAGAIIGAMYAATLDPGWVEKRYMEYIDSDEFRAVGVHHIRKGDEGNDSFLNQLGKFVKDKLVITVALSRKGIIQRSKLAASIEYLLPVRDFSELKIPLKVVISDLNQVEAVVVSSGDLIEAVTLSSAVPGFVAPSPKNGQLLVDGGVVSPLPINVLLDTELDMTIAVDIARRELKILKECNLMELMSRAGQVTSVKLSDELSRKADVLIEPDVGGAHWSEFPRIGEFINNGRESTQKALPLLKREMEKRKRWSYHFRQWVKARI
- a CDS encoding peptidylprolyl isomerase; this encodes MLPLILFFGCDERPPELAVIETEFGNMVIKFYEDSAPQHVESFRILAGEGYFDGTTFHRVIPGFVIQGGDPNSKDSDRGNDGQGGRAGKFYGIGDEDNSTSWMLPAEFNDRPHSRGALSMARSRDPDSAGSQFFICVQPIPRLDGQYTVFGQVVRGLEVMDKIVNVETPRKFDSNYRRADGDNPQKPVRMKVYLTTAEMLSIELTEDV
- the pyrE gene encoding orotate phosphoribosyltransferase translates to MSELIELMKETGAILEGHFRLTSARHSDVYIEKFRLLERPDIVEEIGAMMAEPYSGEQIEVVFGAAIGGILLSSAAARKLGTKGIFAERSDGELALRRGFHIDPGTTVLVVEDIVTTGGSVRELLQIAEDHGATVAGVACLADRTERGVDFGCPTTALVHYPAVSWEPDACPLCMKDVPLTTRGRTGK
- the pyrF gene encoding orotidine-5'-phosphate decarboxylase, with protein sequence MNSFSNILLDHLERSNSRLCVGLDIDTDRLSYPSSSTLDDLKDYVRKVIDATLDSAAAYKVNFAFYERHGGDGYHWLEEVVRQIDGRRLVIADAKRGDIANSAKHYATAILGEMGFDAVTVSPYMGRDAIEPFLNRPDKGAFVLCVTSNEGATDLQLQRTGDGFIYEKVVSLVSELNQSDNCGLVVGATRSEMISDVRRTAGDVPFLIPGVGVQGGDLEASVRAGNEGGVALINVSRAIMYAGDQSEFAIRKAAEDYCTRINATLE
- a CDS encoding sodium/solute symporter (Members of the Solute:Sodium Symporter (SSS), TC 2.A.21 as described in tcdb.org, catalyze solute:Na+ symport. Known solutes for members of the family include sugars, amino acids, nucleosides, inositols, vitamins, urea or anions, depending on the system.), whose amino-acid sequence is MSQTIVGTGLDQAVIIIYFVAVLLFGSYFGRYAKTTSDFFFGGRRYAWWLITISIVATGVGSHSFVKYSSKAFQYGFSSTMTYMNDWFFVPFFMFGWLPIIIYSRVRSIPEYFERRFNFTARFLATIMILLYMIGYIAIGFLTLATALYKIMGLPLMGTVIVIAVLTAVYMHFGGQTSVIFTDLLQGLILLFAGLFLFLLGIDYLGGFDIFWGALSSEQKLPLAPFNYPPDFNFVGIFWQDGIAGSIGFLFMNQGLIMRFMACKSVNEGRKAATMNILVVLPISAIVVSNAGWIGRAIVSVFPGQIDPNLNPNDVFVIVTNLVAKPGVFGFIIAALSAALMSTVDTLVNASANVFVNDLYRPFVKKEHSDKHFLEIARWTSVGVTALSVILVPVFNSFGTIYEAHGWFHSTFTPPLIVAVFLGIFWKRFTSAAVIATFTIGAGLMILGQVFPQLIAPFDHGIEMMPGRPYIYIGALYNIVVCAVVGVAVSLVTKPKNPEDIKGLSIFDVANAREYFKGSKPNDREGKKVLVQYRIVEDQEDVIRFSRNDLERMAADPGDLVYIMDKRKWMGGLKSIHSVYGTPHDEDGIVYVTEEQRKSGMFVEGRLLEAEKEM
- a CDS encoding HIT domain-containing protein, whose translation is MKRLWAPWRIEYIRQLKEDGCIFCDKPADSDDREMLILYRGKLSFVMMNLYPYNNAHLMIAPYEHVADPMDISLDSKMEIMALTDSSTRILKKLMNPEGFNFGANFGASAGAGIEEHIHYHLVPRWQGDTNYMPVLGHTKVQVQGLTETYDELKPEFKRL